Proteins found in one Lates calcarifer isolate ASB-BC8 linkage group LG8, TLL_Latcal_v3, whole genome shotgun sequence genomic segment:
- the LOC108873753 gene encoding ubiquitin-conjugating enzyme E2 2 isoform X2, with product MALKRISKELTDLSRDPPAQCSAGPVGEDMFHWQATIMGPPDSPYQGGVFFLTIHFPTDYPFKPPKVAFTTRIYHPNINSNGSICLDILRSQWSPALTISKVLLSICSLLCDPNPDDPLVPEIARIYKTDPVRYNKTAQDWTQKYAM from the exons gagcTAACCGATCTGTCCAGAGATCCTCCGGCTCAGTGCTCCGCCGGACCTGTCGGTGAAGACA tgtTTCATTGGCAAGCTACTATTATGGGGCCT cctgacaGTCCATACCAGGGAGGGGTTTTTTTCCTGACTATTCATTTCCCTACAGATTATCCCTTCAAACCACCCAAG GTCGCCTTCACAACCAGAATTTATCACCCAAATATTAACAGTAACGGCAGCATCTGCTTGGATATATTGAGATCACAGTGGTCTCCAGCATTAACTATCTCTAAAG tccTTTTGTCCATTTGTTCTCTGTTATGTGACCCAAACCCTGACGACCCGTTAGTGCCAGAGATCGCCCGCATCTACAAAACAGACCCTGTTAG GTACAACAAGACAGCTCAGGACTGGACTCAGAAATACGCCATGTGA
- the LOC108873753 gene encoding ubiquitin-conjugating enzyme E2 2 isoform X1, translated as MALKRISKELTDLSRDPPAQCSAGPVGEDMFHWQATIMGPPDSPYQGGVFFLTIHFPTDYPFKPPKVAFTTRIYHPNINSNGSICLDILRSQWSPALTISKVLLSICSLLCDPNPDDPLVPEIARIYKTDPVRYNRLAREWTEKYAML; from the exons gagcTAACCGATCTGTCCAGAGATCCTCCGGCTCAGTGCTCCGCCGGACCTGTCGGTGAAGACA tgtTTCATTGGCAAGCTACTATTATGGGGCCT cctgacaGTCCATACCAGGGAGGGGTTTTTTTCCTGACTATTCATTTCCCTACAGATTATCCCTTCAAACCACCCAAG GTCGCCTTCACAACCAGAATTTATCACCCAAATATTAACAGTAACGGCAGCATCTGCTTGGATATATTGAGATCACAGTGGTCTCCAGCATTAACTATCTCTAAAG tccTTTTGTCCATTTGTTCTCTGTTATGTGACCCAAACCCTGACGACCCGTTAGTGCCAGAGATCGCCCGCATCTACAAAACAGACCCTGTTAG GTATAACAGACTAGCCAGGGAGTGGACAGAGAAGTATGCCATGCTGTGA